A region from the Metopolophium dirhodum isolate CAU chromosome 9, ASM1992520v1, whole genome shotgun sequence genome encodes:
- the LOC132952762 gene encoding protein mini spindles-like gives MTAPEEDTSYSKLPIEERCVHKLWKARISGYEEAVKLFGQLDEKDHEWNKFIEIIKKFVIDSNAIAQEKGLEATLVFVKNCATAGRTAGDVMAGLITKCYGAPKSKTKDIAILITLMFIEIEKQDVVIEELVKGLDHKFPKIVSTCIKAATQAIKEYGSKVLNVKPLLKKLQSILEDRDKSVRDEAKLLAIEIYSWIGPTPVKANLSNLKPLQIQELEEEFEKVIGDKPRPTRFLRSQQMQAAKMNELAVNEGLELEEDTDEVDDIEEHIDPVNILSQLNKDFYEKLEAKKWQERKEAIDMLEGILSKALKIESGEYGDLVRALKKIITKDSNVVIVGIAAKCMTMLANGLKKQFETYASVCIPALLEKFKEKKQNIVLPLRDAVDAIYLSMTLESIHEDILAAIDNKNPSVKAESISFLARCFTKCTPAILNKKLLKIFTTTLIKTLNESDPIVRDNSAEALGTAWKVVSEKNIVSFLTSVDAIKLSKIKEAAEKAIIIAKQSVVKEHFSKPNSINVEKKAISKTNKNIALKKNLATISKSKNPPGVCKALSSNSHLLIDNEKEISDNELEELALTFLSPEILSGMNDTNWKTRLSKVQEFSQIIDEIESSTVSSQVLIKLLIKKPGIKDNNVQIQKLRLECLKKVIEKFSITSSDIEYCIQDISSLLGDTKNGNLASELLTTFADATRLDLVSNVVLKYAFSVQKNPKVQIDALSWLSGAILEFGFDITPKYVIEYVKKGISASNPQVRVAVISLLGVMYLYVGPQLSLFFENEKQTLLQQINAEFVKRQDEVPPKPIRGKKSKGSSESSSDDEKPDNEVNVRDFVPRVDIIPQITDTLINEFSDRDWKVRSNALTKLKNIITEAKFITNKLGEVREALQDRISDSNARLGSNAINLVELITIAMGSSFKVYIKGYLPGILNALGDSKTFKCQSARQCMNTFGDICGYREFFGGDILLDASKNNSVTLRSELWTWLAEKLPIIPIKTIPADELKCLLPVLYTSLEDKNAGVRSASEKAVLGFMMHLGYSSMYGACEKLKPMSVKLCREKLDNERPNLPIEKPKVVKSCVPPGTLVKSKGSKTLASKAITKVNKENIISRAHVATGKKKEEVDNKSLFQQNNLKHQRDIDEHKLKTLKWNFVTPREEFVEQLREQMLTAGINKVLITNMFHSDFRYHLKAIESLSEDFNTADDNYLPLISNLDLILKWITLRFFDTNPSVLLKGLEYLQHIFNILITQKYVLHDTEASSFVPYLVKKLGDPKDIVRNNVRAILKQIAFVFPNSKIFQYIMEGIKSKNSRQRSECLEHLTSMVEDYGTSVFQPSVAVACKEIAKSIGDRDNSVRTAALNCFVAAFFLHGEALFNFVGHISEKDMGLLKERLKRASKNRVVPVATIQPTMKIVLPPVQHVINIEEGIGDGEEYTSDCEENNAILNVSQESNHEQNPQGNVNNSPSSSGNSSCTSETIPTTIEHSLSSEMEFRISNIGITGKTQATRTRFALDEKFIQELDSEVIETPQLVLKPYNWTVDHDEINFGKIFQDKSQCLFPDGPSLSRPCLNVNPYSTATVIKCKNPPPSIDPITQLINQATSINLEISKVALTKLDKMLTEPETRSKLLEDRKVLSLFYGIIRQFDVLSDCMDTVGYKNIFHLCLNLCKYQEFMLILTEQIVHDLLLKLLYLLSTKELENRSDTKMFWQCVNSLIMKVLDLCAHTTVTCAILTILHDTVKNPQNSTAHFKELVMKCIWKITKDFERWGDDLCYELVFERVHKFLEEIDLKYWNKQPCDIPMRTCKTVLYTMVKLRKDKVLESLANLKLPKDSIMVDYIFKTLKQLNNRSERNNGKHRTTHDELADIFKLIGQHEMMDEAVQQLYKFKIKHPDIDIEPYISKKTKYFQDCIHRRLSAIKDNLKSCPVKHNGIYDNFKPLMLQKPESAVTSEADGFMKRLQKLKMKASLACSTSVEKRNKNHLLDQSA, from the exons atgactGCTCCAGAAGAAGACACATCATATTCAAAGTTGCCTATTGAAGAACGATGTGTAcacaaa ttgtgGAAAGCCAGGATAAGTGGTTACGAAGAAGCTGTTAAATTGTTTGGACAATTGGATGAAAAAGATCACGAATGGAATAAATTTATTGAGATCATAAAGAAATTTGTTATTGACAGCAATGCGATTGCACAGGAAAAAGGCCTTGAAGCCACATTGGTTTTTGTGAAAAACTGTGCTACTGCTGGACG taCGGCCGGAGATGTCATGGCTGGGTTGataacaaaatgttatggtgcacCAAAATCAAAAACTAAAGATATTGCTATACTAATAACATTAATGTTTATTGAAATCGAGAAGCAAGATGTAGTAATAGAAGAATTAGTTAAAGGACTGGACCATAAATTTCCTAAAATTGTTTCAACTTGTATTAAAGCTGCAACTCAAGCTATTAA AGAATATGGATCAAAAGTTTTGAATGTTAAACCACTGCtgaaaaaattacaatcaatACTTGAAGACAGGGATAAAAGTGTTAGAGACGAAGCAAAATTGTTGGCAATTGAAATTTATTCTTGGATTGGGCCTACACCAGTTAAAGCAAATTTGTCAAATCTAAAACCTTTACAA atTCAAGAGTTAGAGGAAgaatttgaaaaagttattGGTGATAAGCCACGGCCGACACGTTTCTTACGTTCTCAACAAATGCAAGCAGCTAAAATGAATGAATTGGCTGTTAATGAAg gtttagAGTTGGAAGAAGACACTGATGAAGTTGATGATATTGAAGAGCATATTGATCCTGTAAATATACTTAGCCAGCTAAATAAAGACTTTTATGAAAAACTTGAAGCGAAGAAATGGCAAGAACGCAAAGAAGCTATTGATATGCTAGAAGGAATATTATCCAAAGCTCTAAAAATAGAAAGTGGGGAATACGGAGATTTAGTTAGAGCCTTaaagaaa ATAATTACAAAAGATTCAAATGTTGTAATAGTTGGAATTGCTGCCAAATGTATGACTATGTTAGCTAAtggattaaaaaaacaatttgaaacttATGCTTCTGTTTGTATACCAGCATTGTTAGAGAAATtcaaggaaaaaaaacaaaatattgtattgccACTAAGAGATGCTGTCGATGCTATCTATTTAAGT ATGACACTTGAATCTATTCATGAAGATATTTTAGCAGCAATAGACAATAAAAATCCATCAGTAAAAGCTgaatcaatttcatttttagctcgctgttttacaaaatgtaccccagctattttgaacaaaaaactGTTGAAAATTTTTACGAcaacattaattaaaacattgaaCGAGTCag atCCAATTGTTCGAGATAATTCCGCTGAAGCTCTTGGTACTGCATGGAAAGttgtatcagaaaaaaatattgtttcttttttgaCCAGTGTTGATGCTATAAAACTTTCCaaa ATTAAAGAAGCAGCAGAAAAAGctattattattgcaaaacAATCTGTTGTTaaagaacatttttcaaaaccTAATAGTattaatgtagaaaaaaaagcaatttctaagactaataaaaatattgctttaaaaaaaaatcttgcaaCTATTAGTAAATCCAAAAACCCTCCtg GTGTTTGTAAAGCATTATCATCAAATAGTCATCTTCTGATTGATAATGAAAAAGAAATCAGTGACAATGAGTTGGAAGAATTAGCTTTAACTTTCTTGTCCCCTGAAATTTTAAGCGGCATGAATGATACAAATTGGAAAACTCGTTTGTCTAAAGTTCAAGAATTTTCTCAA ATAATTGATGAAATAGAGTCATCCACAGTTAGCAGTCAAGTATTAATCAAATTGTTGATCAAGAAACCGGGTATTAAAGACAATAATGTACAAATTCAAAAGTTGAGACTCGAgtgtttgaaaaaagttattgagAAGTTTTCTATAACcag tagtgacattgaatattgtatacaaGATATTTCTTCATTATTGGgtgatactaaaaatggtaacTTAGCTAGTGAATTATTGACTACCTTTGCTGATGCAACTAGACTGGATCTGGTATCtaatgttgtattaaaatatgcattttctgTTCAAAAAAATCCAAAAGTTCAGATTGATGCCCTCAGTTGGCTTTCAGGTGCAATCTTAGAGTTTGGATTTga CATTACACCTAAGTATGTAATAGAGTATGTAAAGAAAGGTATCAGTGCTTCTAACCCTCAAGTAAGGGTGGCTGTTATTTCTCTTTTGGGTGTTATGTATCTGTATGTGGGTCCTCAActaagtttattttttgaaaatgaaaaacaaacttTATTGCAACAAATAAATGCAGAATTTGTAAAG CGCCAAGATGAAGTTCCTCCAAAACCAATACGTGGGAAAAAAAGTAAAGGATCTTCCGAATCATCAAGTGATGATGAAAAGCCTGATAATGAAGTTAATGTACGAGATTTTGTCCCTAGAGTTGACATAATACCTCAAATAACTGATACGTTGATAAATGAATTTTCAGATAGAGATTGGAAG GTTCGTTCTAATGCCTTAACtaaattgaaaaacattattactgaagctaaatttataactaataaattggGTGAAGTAAGGGAAGCTTTGCAAGATAG GATAAGTGATTCAAATGCTCGCCTTGGTTCGAATGCAATCAATTTAGTGGAATTAATAACTATAGCCATGGGATCatcttttaaagtatatataaaaGGTTATTTACCTGGCATATTAAATGCTTTAGGTGATTCAAAG ACATTTAAATGCCAAAGTGCTCGTCAATGTATGAATACTTTTGGAGATATATGTGGTTATCGAGAATTTTTTGGAGGCGATATACTCTTGGATGCATCAAAAAACAATTCAGTAACACTAAGATCAGAACTATGGACTTGGCTTGCAGAAAAATTGCCTATTa ttcCTATAAAGACAATTCCGGCTGAtgagttaaaatgtttactcCCTGTTTTATATACAAGCCTTGAAGATAAAAACGCTGGTGTTCGTAGTGCCTCAGAAAAGGCTGTCCTTGGGTTTATGATGCATTTAGGTTATTCTTCTATGTACGGTgcttgtgaaaaattaaaa ccTATGTCAGTCAAGTTGTGTAGAGAGAAATTGGACAATGAAAGACCAAACTTACCAATTGAAAAGCCTAAAGTTGTAAAATCTTGTGTTCCTCCAGGTACTTTGGTTAAATCAAAAGGTTCAAAAACACTTGCATCTAAAGCCATTACAAAAGTAAACAAG gaAAACATAATTTCCCGTGCACATGTGGCAACTGGAAAAAAGAAAGAAGAAGTagataataaatcattgtttcaacaaaataacttaaagcATCAACGTGATATTGATGAACATAAATTAAAG ACTTTAAAATGGAATTTTGTTACTCCACGAGAAGAATTTGTTGAACAACTTCGAGAACAAATGTTAACAGCTGGTATTAACAAGGTGTTAATCACAAATATGTTTCATTCAGATTTTAGATATCATCTTAAAGCAATTGAGTCTCTTTCAgag GACTTTAATACAGCAGatgataattatttaccatTAATTAGTAATCTTGACTTAATCCTGAAATGGATAACTTTAAGGTTTTTCGATACTAATCCATCGGTACTTTTAAAAGGTCTTGAATATTTACAacacatatttaatatacttataacccAAAAATATGTTCTGCACGATACTGAAGCATCAAGTTTTGTGccatatttagtaaaaaaa ttGGGTGATCCAAAAGATATAGTAAGGAACAATGTCCGAgccatattaaaacaaattgcaTTTGTATTCCCAAACTCAaagatatttcaatatattatggaaggaataaaatcaaaaaactcaAGACAGCGTTCAG AATGTTTGGAGCATTTAACATCCATGGTAGAAGATTATGGTACTTCAGTGTTTCAACCTAGTGTTGCAGTGGCTTGTAAAGAAATTGCTAAAAGCATTGGAGATAGAGATAATTCTGTTCGTACAGCAGCACTCAATTGTTTTGTTGCTGCATTCTTTTTGCATGGAGAAGCTCTTTTCAATTTTGTTGGCCAt attTCTGAGAAAGATATGGGTCTTTTGAAAGAACGGTTAAAAAGAGCTTCAAAGAATAGAGTCGTGCCTGTTGCCACCATTCAGCCAACTATGAAAATTGTTCTACCTCCTGTTCAACATGTAATTAACATAGAGGAAGGCATTGGTGATGGTGAAGAATATACCTCAGACTGTGAAGAAAATAATGCTATACTTAATGTTTCACAAGAATCTAATCACGAACAAAATCCTCAAGGAAATGTAAACAATTCACCTTCTAGTTCTGGGAATTCTTCTTGCACATCAGAAACTATTCCTACTACAATAGAACATTCACTCTCATCAGAAATGGAATTCag aaTATCTAACATTGGAATCACTGGCAAAACTCAGGCCACCCGAACTCGCTTTGCTTTAGATGAAAAATTTATTCAGGAATTGGATTCAGAAGTCATTGAAACACCACAATTAGTATTAAAACCATATAACTGGACCGTAGATCACGATGAAATAAactttggaaaaatatttcaagataAATCTCA atgttTATTTCCTGATGGTCCGTCGTTGTCTAGACCATGTCTAAACGTGAACCCATATAGTACTGCAAccgttataaaatgtaaaaatccaCCACCCTCAATTGATCCTATTACGCAGTTGATAAATCAAGCGACAtcaataaatttagaaatatcaaAAGTTGCATTAACAAAGcttgataaaatgttaacaGAACCAGAA ACAAGATCAAAGCTTTTAGAAGATAGAAAAGTGTTGTCACTTTTTTATGGAATTATTAGACAGTTTGATGTCTTATCAGATTGTATGGACACTGTCGGATATAAGAATATATTCCATTTATGTTTGAAT ctgTGTAAATATCAAGAATTCATGTTAATATTAACTGAACAAATTGTGCACGACTTACTTTTAAAACTGTTGTATCTTCTATCTACGAAGGAACTAGAGAATAGATCAGACACTAAAATGTTTTGGCAATGTGTGAACAGTCTCATTATGAAAGTTCTTGATCTGTGTGCTCATACTACAGTCAcatg CGCTATTTTAACCATACTTCATGACACTGTCAAAAATCCTCAAAACTCAACAGCTCATTTTAAAGAGTTGGTAATGAAATGTATATGGAAAATTACAAAAGATTTTGAAAGGTGGGGCGATGATCTATGTTATGAGCTAGTATTTGAACGTGTACACAAATTCTTGGAa gaaattgatttaaaatattggaaTAAACAACCGTGTGACATTCCAATGAGAACATGTAAAACTGTTTTATATACAATGGTAAAATTACGCAAAGATAAAGTATTGGAAAGTTTGGCCAATCTAAAATTACCTAAAGATTCAATAATGGTTGATTACATATTCAAGACTTTAAAG CAATTGAATAATAGATCAGAAAGGAACAATGGTAAACACAGAACAACGCATGATGAACTAGCTGATATATTCAAACTGATAGGACAACATGAAATGATGGATGAA GCTGTTCAACAGttatacaaattcaaaatcaaGCATCCAGATATAGACATAGAACCGTACATTTCTAagaagacaaaatattttcaagattgTATCCACCGTCGACTATCAGCTAtcaaagataatttaaaaagcTGTCCAGTCAAACACAATg gaatCTATGACAATTTTAAGCCACTTATGCTTCAAAAACCTGAATCTGCTGTCACTAGTGAAGCCGACGGTTTCATGAAACGATTgcaaaagttaaaaatgaaaGCGTCATTAGCCTGTAGTACATCGGTCGAAAAACGTAATAAAAACCATCTACTGGACCAAAGTGCTTAA